The DNA sequence AGCGTCCCAGCTAAGGTacttcctccctctgtcactgCTGTCCCTGTATTTCTGTATCTCAGGATTGGCTATATACTCTGTATGATAAATTTGCCTCACCAAACTTGACTTTCTCCCTTGTAGGTGTTGGACATGATTGGTGGGCGAGCTGGTGAATTACAGCCTGGCATCCCGAGCAGCGGCCCCTCCCAGTCGCAGCCTCCTCAGATGATCTCCATGCTGCTGAGGTCATGTGACTTCCAGCTGACGGAGAGCTGCCAGCAGGAGATCCGCAGCAAACTGGGCCCCGAGGCCAAGATCAGAGGACAGGGTGAGTAAACAGGAATGGACTCGGCCAACAGGTTTTATTGATTGAATGTATTAGTTGATTGATTTATAATCATCAtcaaaaatgtgtttgttttcaatGATGATTTGAGGTTTTACTGCAGACCATAGTCATGTAAtttaaccctcctctcccttctacaGGTATAACGGGACCCACCGGCCCCCCCCTGTTCGCccagcctccccctccccctccaaaaaACCCAGCACGCCTCATGGCCCTGGCCCTGACTGAGAGTGCCAACAAGGCCCTGAGACAGGGTGCCTCGCCCCCCTACCGCCCCCCTCAGTCCCGGTCCCAGGACGCAGCCGACACCCGCTACCAGAGGTCCCTGTCTGCCGACGCAGGAGAGCTGCTGTCCTCTGACCCCAATCAGCTCTACTCCACAGTGCGCCCCCTGTCTGTGTGGATGACCGAGGGAGAGGGAAACGCGACAGAGACTGCAGCAGATACAGGACACGGCCAGGAAGAGAAGACTCCAGGACAGGTGTGTGGGAGTGTGCACATGTCTGTAAGTGGCACTGTATGGGTGTACCTTTGTGTAAACTGTATCCGTTTGTACTGTGGTAAATTCTAAGTGGTGGATATGTTGTTTTGACTGTGCTGGAGCAACAGCAGTGCTGTCAGGTCATTTTCAGCAGAGCCTTCATTTCCTAACCATAACAAGCACAATGTTTACAGTTGCCTGGGCAAAATTAGATTCCTTTTTTTAACTGTCATTGTTATGAAGAGACTTTAACTTACTGTATGGCGGTAAAAAGATTATACTTTTTTTATTGCAGGATACGGGGACCCTGTCCTCTGAGACGTCTGACTCTGTGGCGTCCAACTCTGAGATGTCTGGTGGGAGCGCCTCTGGAGACGACCAGACCCCCAGCCCCATCTACAAGAACCAGAAGCAGCTgccccagtcacagccccccAAACCAGGCCAGTCTGGGGAGAGACCTAGCCCCACTGAGTCCCAGTCTCAGAGGAAGCCCCCAGCCTACTCACGCCAGTTCTCTGCCCCTCACCTCCAACAGAAATCAACCTCCACCCAGTCCAAGCCGTCCTCAGCCCACCCCCAGCTCCTGCACTCCAAGTCAGAGTCCCCTCTGACTCAGGCCCGTGCCTTCCAGCCCACCCGCCCCAAAGTACCCCCTAAGCCCCTGGATCTGGAGCGTCCCCACAGAGCACCACTGGCCCAGACTGAGATGCGTCGCTCCCTGGACTCAGGGCGCATCAGGCGGATCTTTGGTCAGCAGGGGAACCCTCCTCTGGCCAGAGCCTTCTCAGAGCGTCTGAGTGGAGCTCCAGACCACCTCACCCGCTACCTCGCAGCCAGCCAACCATCCCCGGGTCAGCAGCCGTCTCAGCAGGCCCAGATCCGGCCCgtgcccctctcctccacctcagaGGACCAGGGAAGGATGGAAAACTTCTACTACGAGATTGTCGGGCCTGAGAACCCGCAGGGCCCCCCCAGCTACGCCCGCCACAGCTACCAGAACATGAGGCTGGACCTGGAGGGTAACTTCCGCCCAGCCCCCCACCCAGAGACCAACAAAAGGTCCATCTCTCGGGGGCATCACCCTCCCCAGCCTCTCCACCACAACCAGGGTGGACCCAGGGAGAGTGGGCCCCAGCTCTGGTCCAAAGAAGCCACGCGGGCTTGGGCAGCCGCCCACTCCCAGTCCCATTCATTCTCCCACGGACACTCTCACCACCACTCCCAGGATGGCTccacccaccaccatcacccctctcACCCCCGGCCCCAGCGCCAGACCTCCTCCTCAGTCCGGCTGGCCCGTAGTGAGatgcaccccctcccctcctcctccatggttCCCCTGGCGCTCCACCAGCACCAACGCAATCTCCACCGCTCCAACAGGTCAGCCTCTACAGACCTCACCGCCTCCCAGCTACACCCCTATTTTGAAAACGGGAAGGTGTGCTATCGTAAGCCAGAGGATGCTCCTCTGAGTCTGAGCCAGCCTCCCCAGGGCAAGTCTCTCCAGGGCCAGCCAtcccagccctctcctccccatGCCCACAGACCGACCTCCAAGGACCTGTCTGAGCCCATCTACGTCAACTTCCCTTTCCCCAGCCCCTCTACTGGGGCCCAAAAGAGCTGGACCAGCACAGACCTGGATGGAGACTCTCCACAGGATTTTGAACCTCTTGCCTTGCCAAACGACCCCCCTCCCCCAGAGGACCAGAGACAGTCCTCCCCCCACCTGGCCCCTGACCAGGGAGGCTCCACCAGCGTTAGCCTCACCCCCTCCACTCCAGACAGCCCAGCCGCCCACAACGACTCGACTGCAACGACCCCAGGGAGCATCCAGGAGAGCGACTTCCTCCCAGCTCCCACAGCGTCTACATTGACAGGGATCCACTGCCGCAGCCGCTCAGACCCCCAGAGCTCCAGCTGTAGTACGGAGCCCATCCAGGGCCTGTCGGGGAAGGAGATTGCCTCCCTGCTGATAGAGAAGCTggctgaggaggagagggctgAGGGTCCCTCCACAGtcacctcctcctctgcctccaccAGCTCCTCCCCTGCCATGGAGCACCCTGCCAACCCCTACCCCAGCCAGCAGCACAACCAGTCCCCACCTGCCTATAATGTCTACACCCCGGGCCCCTCACGGATCAGGGCTCCTCAGAGGGCTGGGGCAGGGGGCTTCCAACGCCAAGACCCGCTCCGGAGGTCCTCGCCCGGGGGCCAGTACAGGCAGGCTTTTGACGTCATGCCCTCAGGCGATCAGGTGCTCAAATACTACCGGACCCAAGACTTTACCCAGGGAGAGCACCAGAGCTCTGGCGCTAACCCCTACCCCCCATGGCAGCACTACCAGGAGCCCCCCTACCCCATCCAGAGCCCCCAGGACCCCTGCTCCTCCAGCTACCCCAGCCAGCCCCTCTTGGAGCCCTCAGACTCCCCGTCTGCAGCCTTCTCCAACCTGACGCTGGGGGCCCCCAGGCCCTACCCCGGCCAGCCAGGAGGCCTCCAGTACAGCCGGTACCCATTCCATCCTGGCCCGATGCTGGGCCAATACCCCAACCCTCCCCTCCGCAGAGATGTCGTCCACGAGCCGGTGCTGCGGCCGCAGGGTCTGAGGAACCAGAGAGGGCTGGCACGGCAGGGCAGCTTACCTGGACCATCACCCAACTGGACCATCCATACTGAGGGTCAGACACGCAGCTACTGCTGAGGAGGAGCACAAAGTAGACTTTTACACACGGTACCCTATCAGActgaatgtgaaagagagagaaagagctaggaAGAGACCATGTAAAACTCTCATGGTCCACAGAGAAAGGGAACAGGACGATAGAAATTCTTCCTGGAAACGTGAGACAACAGGTCATGTCTAGAAATGGGACCAAGGGCAAGGCATTCTGGGGTAGCTAGACATACAGTCCAGTTTCCTGTTTGAACATTCCCTAGGGCCTATCACCACTTCCCACCTGCAACCACTGGACCAATGAGAAAGAAGGGAACAATGATGGAAGGCGATAAAGAGATGAACCGAAAAGTGGCTTAGATTTGAAAACATTCCAGAGCAGACTGTTGTTGTGAACATTGAGAAAGAATGGCGAATAGCTGCCAGGGTCTTTTCTGGATCAAAATGGGGCTTGCGTGGCCAAGCAACAATTTTAGAGGCCCTTCTGTTGGCCGCAGTGACAAAATGTAGCGATTTTCAAGCAAATTTtgtgcaattctactcattttgccatgtgACGGAGATACAATTTGACCGTTTTAAAGCATATTTTCTCCAATTCAAAAAAATCTGGTGGCCCCCCATGCTATGACAAAAATTCCTGAATGCATAATTTTGGGAATTTTAGATTCTCCCTGATTGTCTAGCTTTTATTTAGGTGATGcttagttctcaaagatgatcttatttaaaaaaatatatctagGTTCATTATCTTTTCTACGTACTTCACATCTCATTTTAGTAATTTAAGTTTACAAATTGAAAATGTTTTCCATTCTGAGTTAATTTaagtttacatatatatatatatatatataaatatatatattatatatatatatatatatatatatatatatatatatacacacacacagtaccagtcaaaagtgttgacacagctactcattcaagggtttttcttatgttctacattgtagaataatagtgaagacatcgaaactttgaagaatcttaaatctgtttaacattttttggttcctacattattccatgtgttatttcaaagtaaccaccctttgccttgatgaaagctttggcattctctcacctggaatgcttttccaacagtcttgaaggagttcccacatatgctgagcacttgttggctgcttttccttcactctgcggtccaactcatcccaaaccatctcaattgggttgaggtcgggtgattgtggaggccaggtcacctgatgcatcactctccttcttggtcaaatagcccttatacagccagGTGTGttgggtccttgtcctgttgaaaaacaaaagtatagtcccactaagcacttgaagaaactttgaaagttcttgacattttacggattgactgaccttcatgcctgaaagtaataatggactgttgtttctctttgcttatttgagctgttcttgccataatatggacttggtcttttaccaaataggcctatcttctgtataccacccctgccttgtcacaacacaactgattggctcaaatgcattaagaagaaaataaattccacaaattaacattttaacaaggcacacctgttaattgaaatgcattccaggtgactacctcatgaagctggttgatagaatgccaagactttgaagaatctaaaatattttgatttgattaacacctttttggttactcgtgttatttcatagttttgatgtcttcactattattctacaatgtagaaaatagtaaaaaataaagaaaaacccttgaatgagttggtgtgtccaaacttttgactggcactgtatatattatcaTTTTgagtctttttttattttttacataagtGGCCTGGAAAAGCACTTAGGCAGCCCGCCCAAGTCTTTTCTATGCAGAAAAAAATCCTGGCTGCTGTACTTTTTAACAGAGTATTAGGTATTCTGCACAGTGGCTGTTAGACTGGCTGTGGGTTAGGTTTGATTGGGTTTgcctttattttttacaatgttgTAGTACTGAAAAAGGACTACACAGGGAAATAACCTCAGTCTGTCTCCTTTTTAAAAAATAAGAACCTCAAAAGCTGCTGAGTTGGTTTAGTGGTTTTCAGAAGCTTGATTTTACATGTTATATTTATTTGAGTTTTAGTTTTGAGGAATGCATGTAATATAAATAATTTGTTTGAAATAATAAGTCTgtcgttccaccaattcggtgccttttgagatGTGTATTTGTTGATTTCACCTGCTTTAGACAGTCATAAAGATCACATGTTCAACTTTCCCATCTCaaggttaaattttaaaaaatgactagCAAGTGCCAAATATAGTAACAAGGTTGACAAGTTCATCTTAAATCGGCCATAAATCCCCTAGTGGCAGAGGAAATgtaagcttgttgtgtgcaacagggaggggcaattgaatgcacacttcacaaaataatacaattatcTAACCTAGTTATCTGTGGTTAACAGGGTTATGCTCGGCCCGCTcggttttccaccacaaaacaccagaaatgtTTTCAGAAGAACCAGCTCAACTGCTCTTACTCAATTATTTGGACTAgtagatgttcaatgtttattattattttaaaaggaaTATTATTTTAAAACGAGTTCAGTTCACATAACCGGGTTGCGCTTAAAATTAGGGAAAggtttatttttttcttaaattAATGACTAATCACATTTTAAATGAATATTAATCACAAATGACTGTCAAAGCAACAGAAtgactagggctttacaatgatggagAAATGTTAATCTTCTTGGAAgtcagagggacatgtcaaatgCAGAATTTTGGCACgttagcaagtctttattcatataaaaaatatatttattgaattctccatgtggtctatattaaaggccACTTCATTAAATATAACGCTTTTAAAATTCAGTATTGGTGCACAATTTtgtacttaaaatatcaaaaggaCGCAAAAGGCACTTATTTCGTGGAACGACCCAAGTAGAATTTGATTGTTTGAATTTTTATCCCTGGACAgaatgtgagtgtgtgaatgTATGTACGCATGTCTAAATGTGTCCATGTAACCAATGACGAGTGTCTCTTATGGTGAGCTAAAAAGCACATAATTCAGCAAATGAAAAACTGAATCAAAACATTGCCTTCTGTTTTAGGGAATCTGTTTTTACAGACAGTACTTTGTCGTTTTAGGATTAGTGGTACTACACTAGTTTGCGCTTTCATTctgaatgctgtgtgtgtgtctctctgtctgcctgtctgactgcagaAAGTTTGTACTGTGTCTTATCTAATGTACTTATCCTTGAAGGATGTTTTTGTACATGTTAAGTCtaacagatgcttttatccaaagcaatgtACTGCGCTGATAATACAATACCACTCACACTGGTCCTCGGTTGTTTTTCTGTATCCGTGTTGGTTGAATACAACAGAAGCACCCCAGATGTCCTTACCTCCATTTTGGGAGTTATACTCACTGCCTGCCCCTATGCAACATATACCTGACACGTACAACACATTACTAAAGGTGTGATGTGATGATTCAGTGGAGGCAGAAACCAATTTCATTCCATTAACAAACCACCATGTCTTAATTCATGTATCTCTCCCATTCTGGCTTTGGGACTGCGATACTGTTATTGGACAGCAGGGGGAGACACTTCGTCTCTGTAGATCATTACCTATACTGTAATGGTTTTTGCACAGACTTCCACTATATTGAACTGGGTGTGTGCACATGTATATCACTTCACTTCTGTCCCTATGACTGTGTCGGTTACAAAACTGGTTCAATCCTTTCCCAGTCGTTGGTATGTCTCACTAATGTCTTTGTGGATACTTTTCCATCACAGATAGACAAATGTCCCAGTGTAGTATTGTAGGAGAGCTAAACAAAGGACAAGGTTCTATTAGGCTAGTTTAGCAGTGCTGTCCATTGAACATTGGGAACTATACATCTTTCAGGGGTGTTTCCTCAACTGTGTTGTAATGCTGTGATACCACTGTAGTGAAGTGCGAGGGAAGGAAGAGCTGTTTTGTAATGGGGGTGAGAATGTGAAAAATGGTGCCACTTCTGAGATGTACTTTGGTTTTTGTTTAACGTGCCTTTTTGATGAACAATCATTTGGTTCCATAAAGCATGTTAAGGCGGTAACTTTCTCTCTTTAGGTCCGGGCTGTCAACATTGTGAATGGTATCTTGCCACGTGCACTATAGCTCTTTACTATGAGGGTACAAAGCAGCATACAGGACCTGGTACTCTTTGTGTCCCTAAACTCCTTAGATTAAAGAAAATTGCACATTTTTCATTGAACTCCCTAATGACTCTGGACTTGGGCTTTTTGAAGGATAATTGTTTGTGTGAACGCATGTGTGTTCTCTgttactgtgtgggtgtgtgtgagtatggTCCTGTTGTGTGAGCAAGCATGCAtgcctccctcttctcttttatATCTATGCAGTGACCAAGTACATTGAAGTCCATATAAGTTGGAAATACTTAAAATGGCTATACTACCTATgtgtgtattacaggtgtgtgtgggtgtaaccTGAATTTTCAGTCCAATACGATCCCTTTCAGCCTTATAGCACTTGGCAAAAGGCAGTTAATCTTATTTTGTAATATTTTCCAAGGTGTGAATTAAAAACCCGATGGTTACATCAGATGAAACAATTTGTCCTTGTTTTTTTCCTAAACTGCAGATTGTCATTGAAAAGAATACTAAAATAAGAATTGTATAAACATACAACAGACATTTTTGAAGATCAATATAAACATTCTCTAAATAATACATTAGAAATTCCCCAATAAAAAACAACTGTTCTATAAGATCTTTCAGCACTCTGGCAAAGTTGATCTGATGAGatctgatgcgtgggaccggtacaggtgggaccgggctgatgacacgcacctcagggcgagtgtggagaggcacaggacatactggactgtggaagcgcactggaggtctggtgccggcactggtggtatcgggctggtgacacgcacctcagggcaagtgcggggagcaggtactggactgtggaggcgcacttgAGATCTGGAGCGTAGCGCTGGCACAAtgcatcctggctggatgctcactcgagcctgggctgggctgtgcagacgcaccggagacagtacgcagagccggcgcaggatatcctggtccaaggaggtgtactggagaccaggagtgcTGAGCCGGGACCAttcgtcctggctggataccccctctagcccggcaaatgcgaggagctggattAGAACGCACCGAGCTATGAATGCGAAATGGAGACACCGTGCGTATCACTGCGtaccagtcacacgctccccacggtaagcacgaggagttggctcaagtctccaacctgactcagccaatcgcCCTGTGTGCTGCCTCATGCTTGTCTCGTTGGTACAGCTCCTCGTAATATCGCagttccgctttcgctgcctctatctcctccttcggACGGCAATACTCCCCCTcctgcgtccagggtcctgcttcatccagaatctcctcccaggTCCGTTCCTCCTGAACATGCTACTTGGTCCTTTGTTGGTGTgatcttctgtcacgttcgtcgtatgaaggagaccaaggcgcagagtggtatgcgtacattcttatttatttaaaaaatggacactgaacaaaataacaaaactaaccgtgaagctatacaaacgagtgctgacaggaaacatagacaagatcccacaccagaaagtgggaaacagggctgcctaaatatgatccccaatcagagacaacgataaacagctgtctctgattgagaaccatatcaggccaatatagaaatacaaaaacccctagacctacaacaaccctagacatacaacactacatacaacatattgaatcatgtagtaaccaaaaaagtgtttttttatacattccatatgtgttgtttcatagttttgatgtcttcactattattctacaatgtagaaaatagtacaaataaagaaacaggCTGGAATCAGTAggtgtgactggtactgtacaattAATGACaagaactatatatatatatatatcccattaCCAAAGCAGTTAGGACATTGAAATTCTCAGGCCAATCCACATTTGTTCATCTGGCATTTACAGTACAATAAaccattaaatatatatatacatttgaatCCCTACACAGTGTTCATTCTCTATATATCAGAAAACTTTTCTGTTATCATTCCCACAGTAATTTGTTATTTAAGAAATGAGGTAGTTGCTGAAGTGAGGGTTGGTGTTGCTTCAGCAGAAAGTATAAAACATGGTTAGAGACATCACCTCCAGACTCCTCACAGCATCAGGTAGTACACCATGGCCAGGATCAACAGCCAGAACTGAATCAAATAAAGACAAGGGAACGTTAGACTTACAGCAAGAAAGTGCAAGTGTTGTTGGACTTTATGTTCTGATAATGTCTCTACTGTATGTTGTGGAGTATACAAAAGTGTCCGATAAATCGTTTTCGGGTAATAAATCTAGCAACTGAATACATAACTATTTACCAACCTAAGTAGACCAACTGAAAACTCACCATAAACATTAGCACAGCGAAACCATACCAGCTGATAGCCCATGTATATCGACTGAACACAGACACAATGTGGTTGAAGCAGCCCTGGGTAGAAAGATAGAGGGTATAAACAGGATAGCCTGTGCCAAGGTGGTTCAAGGACAAGCAACAATGTGCTTACTTCAAGTGGGAGGTATAAATGACCCCTAACCACTGATACTGTACAGGGTCAGATATTTTCCATACTGTTATTAGTTACAGTACAGTTATAATTCATGGCAGGTACTGTATAAtcagatcctagatctgtggttatgAGCTACTTAAATCTTGAGCCTACAAGTGAGAACCAGAGAATCTCTTAGGTTTTAGGCAATGGGAATGTGTTTTCTCACCTTAGTGAACATGGT is a window from the Oncorhynchus tshawytscha isolate Ot180627B linkage group LG03, Otsh_v2.0, whole genome shotgun sequence genome containing:
- the arhgap33 gene encoding rho GTPase-activating protein 33 isoform X1; the encoded protein is MVAWSTDNLDTSGEPTTRSVGTTANLKGKMSKRLSVVKGHFPKLVDCAHFHYDNVEFGSIELQFANEQSDASWISGSAKDLVFLVQVSCQAKTWMVRRTYEEFRTLDAHLHQCIYDRRYSQLLPLPPLSEIGDRVEIFTPLLSEYLSRLSMIVDNKLNCGPVLTWMEIDNRGNRFLLKEEASLNVPAIAAAHVIKRYTAQASDEISIEVGDILSVIDMPPKEDSNWWRGKHGFQVGFFPSECVELINEKPQSAAKIDGDPANSNAPGPPSPTSVSKKHGKLMGFLRNFMKSRPTKQKLKQKGILKERVFGCDLGEHLLNSGLDVPQVLKSCSEFIEKHGVVDGIYRHSGVSSNIQKLRHEFDSENVPDLTKDMYMQDIHCVGSLCKLYFRELPNPLLTYQLYDKFADCMGEMTDDERMVKVHDVIQQLPPPHYRTLEYLIRHLAGLATCSGETSMHIKNLAIVWAPNLLRSMEIEAVGLSGADPFKEVRIQSVVVEFLLGHVDVLFSDSFTSVGRFTGTGRHSLTRPKSFVSTRLLSLEEAQARTQAPLLLQGAPVQFQGQFHTVLDHPVDRRKRGLKVRKAAGGSWKTFFAIGKPLGAGQRKPMRISSLFQPATSHAGCRVDSVTLRSAKSEESLSSQHSGAGQSIRLRRPRSSSDGLSLAASMDPQHLPQRPPSRLPSSRSYDSLLPEDRRPRDDGDDEQDEDEEGIYMLPDFSNQDPAASWMAEDVIDFSPTFLEDGPIGLGSSIVTAGGRESPPTATPPPYRCLSHQGHSHSSSQRSITEDPDSVLNQSDAAVRRSLIIAATAPPLQVFCQHRPANTSPSAGQSGEGANLSTSHSQGQGQPTTPVTSAQPPPERRSFTRKMVKAFSQKAPKSPTLDISDPVSISVPAKVLDMIGGRAGELQPGIPSSGPSQSQPPQMISMLLRSCDFQLTESCQQEIRSKLGPEAKIRGQGITGPTGPPLFAQPPPPPPKNPARLMALALTESANKALRQGASPPYRPPQSRSQDAADTRYQRSLSADAGELLSSDPNQLYSTVRPLSVWMTEGEGNATETAADTGHGQEEKTPGQVCGSVHMSDTGTLSSETSDSVASNSEMSGGSASGDDQTPSPIYKNQKQLPQSQPPKPGQSGERPSPTESQSQRKPPAYSRQFSAPHLQQKSTSTQSKPSSAHPQLLHSKSESPLTQARAFQPTRPKVPPKPLDLERPHRAPLAQTEMRRSLDSGRIRRIFGQQGNPPLARAFSERLSGAPDHLTRYLAASQPSPGQQPSQQAQIRPVPLSSTSEDQGRMENFYYEIVGPENPQGPPSYARHSYQNMRLDLEGNFRPAPHPETNKRSISRGHHPPQPLHHNQGGPRESGPQLWSKEATRAWAAAHSQSHSFSHGHSHHHSQDGSTHHHHPSHPRPQRQTSSSVRLARSEMHPLPSSSMVPLALHQHQRNLHRSNRSASTDLTASQLHPYFENGKVCYRKPEDAPLSLSQPPQGKSLQGQPSQPSPPHAHRPTSKDLSEPIYVNFPFPSPSTGAQKSWTSTDLDGDSPQDFEPLALPNDPPPPEDQRQSSPHLAPDQGGSTSVSLTPSTPDSPAAHNDSTATTPGSIQESDFLPAPTASTLTGIHCRSRSDPQSSSCSTEPIQGLSGKEIASLLIEKLAEEERAEGPSTVTSSSASTSSSPAMEHPANPYPSQQHNQSPPAYNVYTPGPSRIRAPQRAGAGGFQRQDPLRRSSPGGQYRQAFDVMPSGDQVLKYYRTQDFTQGEHQSSGANPYPPWQHYQEPPYPIQSPQDPCSSSYPSQPLLEPSDSPSAAFSNLTLGAPRPYPGQPGGLQYSRYPFHPGPMLGQYPNPPLRRDVVHEPVLRPQGLRNQRGLARQGSLPGPSPNWTIHTEGQTRSYC
- the arhgap33 gene encoding rho GTPase-activating protein 33 isoform X3 gives rise to the protein MSKRLSVVKGHFPKLVDCAHFHYDNVEFGSIELQFANEQSDASWISGSAKDLVFLVQVSCQAKTWMVRRTYEEFRTLDAHLHQCIYDRRYSQLLPLPPLSEIGDRVEIFTPLLSEYLSRLSMIVDNKLNCGPVLTWMEIDNRGNRFLLKEEASLNVPAIAAAHVIKRYTAQASDEISIEVGDILSVIDMPPKEDSNWWRGKHGFQVGFFPSECVELINEKPQSAAKIDGDPANSNAPGPPSPTSVSKKHGKLMGFLRNFMKSRPTKQKLKQKGILKERVFGCDLGEHLLNSGLDVPQVLKSCSEFIEKHGVVDGIYRHSGVSSNIQKLRHEFDSENVPDLTKDMYMQDIHCVGSLCKLYFRELPNPLLTYQLYDKFADCMGEMTDDERMVKVHDVIQQLPPPHYRTLEYLIRHLAGLATCSGETSMHIKNLAIVWAPNLLRSMEIEAVGLSGADPFKEVRIQSVVVEFLLGHVDVLFSDSFTSVGRFTGTGRHSLTRPKSFVSTRLLSLEEAQARTQAPLLLQGAPVQFQGQFHTVLDHPVDRRKRGLKVRKAAGGSWKTFFAIGKPLGAGQRKPMRISSLFQPATSHAGCRVDSVTLRSAKSEESLSSQHSGAGQSIRLRRPRSSSDGLSLAASMDPQHLPQRPPSRLPSSRSYDSLLPEDRRPRDDGDDEQDEDEEGIYMLPDFSNQDPAASWMAEDVIDFSPTFLEDGPIGLGSSIVTAGGRESPPTATPPPYRCLSHQGHSHSSSQRSITEDPDSVLNQSDAAVRRSLIIAATAPPLQVFCQHRPANTSPSAGQSGEGANLSTSHSQGQGQPTTPVTSAQPPPERRSFTRKMVKAFSQKAPKSPTLDISDPVSISVPAKVLDMIGGRAGELQPGIPSSGPSQSQPPQMISMLLRSCDFQLTESCQQEIRSKLGPEAKIRGQGITGPTGPPLFAQPPPPPPKNPARLMALALTESANKALRQGASPPYRPPQSRSQDAADTRYQRSLSADAGELLSSDPNQLYSTVRPLSVWMTEGEGNATETAADTGHGQEEKTPGQVCGSVHMSDTGTLSSETSDSVASNSEMSGGSASGDDQTPSPIYKNQKQLPQSQPPKPGQSGERPSPTESQSQRKPPAYSRQFSAPHLQQKSTSTQSKPSSAHPQLLHSKSESPLTQARAFQPTRPKVPPKPLDLERPHRAPLAQTEMRRSLDSGRIRRIFGQQGNPPLARAFSERLSGAPDHLTRYLAASQPSPGQQPSQQAQIRPVPLSSTSEDQGRMENFYYEIVGPENPQGPPSYARHSYQNMRLDLEGNFRPAPHPETNKRSISRGHHPPQPLHHNQGGPRESGPQLWSKEATRAWAAAHSQSHSFSHGHSHHHSQDGSTHHHHPSHPRPQRQTSSSVRLARSEMHPLPSSSMVPLALHQHQRNLHRSNRSASTDLTASQLHPYFENGKVCYRKPEDAPLSLSQPPQGKSLQGQPSQPSPPHAHRPTSKDLSEPIYVNFPFPSPSTGAQKSWTSTDLDGDSPQDFEPLALPNDPPPPEDQRQSSPHLAPDQGGSTSVSLTPSTPDSPAAHNDSTATTPGSIQESDFLPAPTASTLTGIHCRSRSDPQSSSCSTEPIQGLSGKEIASLLIEKLAEEERAEGPSTVTSSSASTSSSPAMEHPANPYPSQQHNQSPPAYNVYTPGPSRIRAPQRAGAGGFQRQDPLRRSSPGGQYRQAFDVMPSGDQVLKYYRTQDFTQGEHQSSGANPYPPWQHYQEPPYPIQSPQDPCSSSYPSQPLLEPSDSPSAAFSNLTLGAPRPYPGQPGGLQYSRYPFHPGPMLGQYPNPPLRRDVVHEPVLRPQGLRNQRGLARQGSLPGPSPNWTIHTEGQTRSYC